From a single Brassica oleracea var. oleracea cultivar TO1000 chromosome C5, BOL, whole genome shotgun sequence genomic region:
- the LOC106294402 gene encoding uncharacterized protein LOC106294402: MAPTATATATATSSSDASEGPVMGLINKRLRALRKKLNRITQMEESISQGKTLNKEQQEVLRSKPSVLVLIEELDKLRAPLSAAVSEEITLATTHHLHHHNQAPPDQNEVAGAPEEEEAKKLEDLVNLLYFGSLFDVKSQNELASIMLTRTHERGCCLVYDTVTDESTDLLCDKDLDLISELWTMMVSRPADSSLSHKNALERCVEHAKLWLANSDQPIASNCNVSYAGLREKLKKIMGSNYFTITPEMVAPVEAASAAAAGNYGAFQVAADTEQKEEDASNIKEQESAVNDQSEQPKDESVTEGELVQGQQEQGYTQVEGGRSKRDYQQQYVPRGTHQNQRGHRGARRGHSNAPRGGRGGGGGYSNGRYESYDNSGGNGYQRSHYNNRGRGRGGGGGNGHSYNNNNNQDSNVTVAS; this comes from the exons ATGGCACCTACCGCTACTGCGACAGCGACAGCGACATCTTCCTCAGACGCCAGCGAAGGACCAGTGATGGGACTCATCAACAAGCGTCTCCGCGCCCTCCGCAAGAAACTCAACCGAATCACTCAAATGGAAGAATCGATCTCTCAGGGGAAAACCCTAAACAAGGAGCAACAAGAAGTCCTCCGCTCCAAACCGTCCGTCCTCGTCCTCATCGAAGAGCTCGACAAGCTCCGCGCTCCTCTCTCCGCCGCTGTCTCCGAAGAAATCACCCTGGCCACTACTCACCACCTCCACCACCACAATCAAGCTCCCCCCGATCAAAACGAAGTAGCTGGCGCTCCCGAGGAGGAAGAAGCGAAGAAGTTGGAGGATTTGGTGAATCTGTTGTACTTTGGCTCGCTCTTCGACGTGAAGTCGCAGAACGAGTTGGCTTCGATTATGCTGACGAGGACGCACGAGAGAGGTTGCTGTTTGGTTTACGATACGGTTACGGATGAGTCCACGGATCTGCTATGTGATAAGGATCTGGATTTGATTTCGGAGCTGTGGACTATGATGGTATCCAGGCCTGCGGATTCGTCCTTGTCTCACAAGAACGCTTTGGAGCGTTGCGTCGAGCATGCTAAGCTTTGGTTGGCTAACTCGGACCAGCCGATTGCTTCCAACTGCAATGTTTCAT ATGCTGGACTGAGAGAGAAGTTGAAGAAGATTATGGGTTCTAATTACTTCACTATTACTCCTGAGATGGTTGCTCCTGTTGAAGCAGCGTCTGCAGCTGCTGCTGGTAACTACGGTGCTTTCCAAGTCGCTGCTGACACTGAGCAAAAG GAAGAAGACGCATCAAACATTAAAGAACAAGAATCTGCTGTTAATGATCAATCTGAGCAACCAAAG GATGAGTCAGTGACGGAAGGAGAGTTGGTCCAAGGACAGCAGGAACAAGGATATACTCAGGTGGAAGGAGGGAGGTCAAAGAGAGATTATCAGCAACAGTATGTACCTCGTGGAACCCACCAGAACCAGAGAGGTCATAGAGGTGCTAGAAGAGGTCATTCCAACGCCCCCCGGGGAGGTCGAGGTGGTGGTGGAGGATACTCGAATGGGAGGTATGAATCTTATGACAATTCGGGTGGAAACGGTTACCAAAGGAGCCACTACAACAACAGAGGAAGGGGACGTGGTGGTGGTGGAGGAAACGGCCATTCATACAACAACAACAACAACCAAGACTCAAATGTAACTGTTGCGTCTTAG
- the LOC106294403 gene encoding ultraviolet-B receptor UVR8, whose protein sequence is MAEHGGITPARADEEEQVWSWGAGTDGQLGTAKLQDEHLPQLLWLTSLASISMLACGGAHVIALTSGGKVLTWGRGNSGQLGHGDMLDSSLPKPVSFFDDYVVTQASAGWSHSGFVSDSGCLFTCGNGSFGQLGHGDNMSLCSPAKVSYFADKSVKMVACGMRHSLVLFAGNQVCGFGSGKRGQLGFSSDKTKTLINLPCLVSGLEDVEIVRIAANGDHSAAITANGQMFSWGRGFCGSPDVQAPQCLPSSQFFREVALGWSHALLLTVDGEVFKLGNTLNKQSEKQQLQVDPSEPFLEKVPGFDGVKVMQIAAGAEHSAALTENGEVQTCGWGEHGQLGVGNTNDQNNPQLVSLGSIDQRTRDTKVYCGSGFTYLVRRIQKLSSS, encoded by the exons ATGGCCGAACACGGTGGGATAACTCCGGCTCGGGCCGATGAAGAAGAACAAGTGTGGAGCTGGGGTGCAGGAACGGACGGCCAACTAGGGACTGCTAAGCTGCAAGACGAGCATCTCCCGCAGCTTCTCTGGCTGACGTCACTTGCTTCCATATCGATGCTCGCTTGTGGCGGCGCTCACGTCATCGCCTTGACTTCTG GTGGTAAGGTGTTGACATGGGGAAGGGGAAACTCTGGTCAATTAGGACATGGGGACATGCTCGACTCTTCTTTGCCAAAACCAGTATCTTTCTTCGACGACTATGTTGTAACTCAAGCCTCAGCTGGATGGAGCCACTCTGGTTTTGTTTCAG ATTCTGGTTGCCTATTCACTTGTGGAAATGGCTCATTTGGTCAGCTTGGTCATGGTGATAACATGTCACTTTGCTCTCCAGCTAAAGTCTCTTACTTTGCCGATAAGAGCGTGAAGATGGTAGCTTGTGGTATGCGCCACTCACTTGTCTTGTTCGCAG GAAATCAAGTGTGCGGATTCGGATCTGGGAAACGCGGACAGCTTGGTTTCTCATCAGACAAAACTAAGACACTAATTAATCTTCCATGTCTTGTCTCTGGATTAGAAGATGTTGAGATTGTTCGTATAGCAGCCAATGGAGATCATAGTGCAGCTATAACCG CTAATGGACAAATGTTCAGTTGGGGAAGAGGTTTCTGCGGCAGTCCTGATGTTCAAGCCCCTCAGTGTTTACCCTCATCTCAATTCTTCAGAGAAGTTGCTTTAGGATGGAGTCATGCTTTATTACTAACCG TCGATGGAGAAGTTTTCAAGCTTGGTAACACCCTTAATAAACAATCCGAGAAGCAACAACTGCAAGTAGATCCGTCTGAACCTTTTTTGGAGAAAGTTCCAGGTTTTGATGGAGTTAAAGTTATGCAAATTGCAGCAGGAGCAGAGCATTCTGCTGCTTTAACAG AGAATGGAGAAGTTCAGACATGTGGATGGGGTGAACATGGTCAGCTAGGTGTTGGAAACACCAATGATCAGAACAATCCTCAACTCGTAAGCCTAGGAAGTATAGACCAGCGGACGAGAGATACCAAAGTATATTGCGGAAGTGGATTTACATATTTAGTTCGGCGAATACAAAAGCTTTCTTCATCATAG
- the LOC106294401 gene encoding uncharacterized protein LOC106294401 translates to MVSLNSGPVSSFAPRLSLIDSDTLLPLSSFSSFNPICSGKLSLLADGKSCGPVQWFLEVKLRKKGCCFRRSGVLRMCNNQDLGWDSDKDLETEILEFMKNSDKPGMFPSKKDLIRSERFDLVERIVNQGGWLSMGWDLDEQQEEEVRVKENVVLGDLPIEKQLRNLSSNASYSREEVDGKNESGIEGILTRLEKERNLSLGINLSGKGESNGAMYDDITLNGSPPRSSIIVTASEFQDVDASRSSGEYGQSRYQEAKPVSGNNSSTSETWRTWSMRRAGFTDEDFEAAEISSSSLVGLKKDDTNKDSNGKDKTASYSEDINTTHIKSRLQNLQSELSSVLQSLRSPPPDEVGTSKDSEIKSGNLENLNDDWEFKENEIIYAQNKLRSTRAKLAVLEGKMSMAIIDAQRIVREKQRKIDHARRALRLLRTASIVWPNSASEVLLTGSFDGWSTQRKMKKAQNGVSSLTLKLYPGKYQIKFIVDGQWKVDPLRPIVTCDGYENNLLIIS, encoded by the exons ATGGTCTCTCTCAACTCAGGCCCCGTTTCTTCTTTTGCTCCACGGCTTTCGCTGATTGATTCCGATACCCTTTTGCCTCTTTCCTCTTTCTCTTCCTTCAATCCCATTTGTTCGGGGAAATTGAGTCTTTTAGCTGATGGGAAAAGTTGTGGACCTGTTCAATGGTTTCTGGAGGTCAAGCTGAGGAAGAAAGGTTGTTGCTTTAGGCGTAGTGGGGTTCTGAGGATGTGCAATAACCAAGATTTGGGATGGGATAGCGATAAGGATCTGGAAACGGAGATTTTGGAGTTCATGAAGAATTCTGATAAACCTGGCATGTTTCCGAGCAAGAAGGATTTAATCCGTTCTGAAAGATTTGATCTTGTGGAGAGAATTGTAAACCAAGGTGGATGGCTTTCAATGGGATGGGACTTGGATGAACAACAAGAAGAGGAGGTCCGAGTAAAAGAGAACGTCGTGCTAGGGGACTTGCCTATTGAGAAACAGCTTCGTAATCTTTCCTCGAATGCCTCATATTCAAGAGA AGAAGTAGATGGTAAGAATGAGAGTGGGATTGAAGGCATATTGACCAGGTTGGAGAAAGAAAGGAATTTGAGTCTAGGGATAAACTTGAGTGGGAAAGGCGAAAGCAATGGTGCCATGTATGATGATATCACCCTAAATGGTTCCCCTCCTCGTTCTTCTATTATTGTG ACAGCTAGTGAGTTTCAAGATGTCGACGCTAGTAGAAGTTCAGGTGAATATGGACAAAGTAGGTATCAAGAAGCCAAGCCAGTTTCAGGAAACAATTCGTCTACATCAGAAACGTGGAGAACATGGAGTATGAGGAGAGCTGGCTTTACTGATGAAGATTTTGAAG CTGCTGAAATATCTTCAAGTAGCTTGGTTGGTCTAAAGAAGGATGATACGAATAAGGATTCAAACGGAAAAGACAAAACTGCATCTTACTCTGAAGATATAAATACGACTCATATCAAAAGCCGTCTTCAGAATCTCCAGTCAGAACTTTCTTCTGTTCTTCAATCCCTTAGGTCTCCTCCTCCTGATGAAGTTGGAACAAGCAAG GATAGTGAGATAAAATCTGGAAACTTGGAGAACCTCAATGATGATTGGGAGTTCAAAGAGAATGAAATCATATATGCCCAGAACAAGCTACGGTCTACAAGGGCAAAGCTAGCTGTTCTTGAAGGAAAGATGTCTATGGCTATAAT AGATGCACAGAGGATTGTAAGGGAGAAACAGAGAAAAATAGATCATGCTAGGAGAGCTTTACGGTTACTCCGGACTGCATCCATAGTATGGCCTAACTCAGCCTCGGAAGTTTTACTAACGGGTTCATTTGACGGTTGGTCAACCCAG AGGAAAATGAAGAAAGCACAGAACGGAGTCTCCTCTTTGACGCTGAAGCTATATCCTGGAAAATACCAG ATAAAGTTCATAGTTGATGGCCAGTGGAAAGTGGACCCGCTTAGACCCATTGTTACTTGTGATGGATATGAAAACAATCTGCTCATCATCTCGTGA
- the LOC106293282 gene encoding homeobox-leucine zipper protein ATHB-54, with protein sequence MENSNIDSEVWFQNQNQNHCLKFHSSCFPPTSQSALYGSSSMSNTEINTVDEDDVCESYKMRETTKKRKLTPIQLCLLEESFEEDKRLEPDRKLWLAEKLGLQPTQVAVWFQNRRARFKTRQLELDCDSLKASYAKLKTDRDILVRQNQALENKVALLKEELKIQEKLETQSMEAEKLGEEGSSMKSDNTQYTEEEEEEEEEGLGSNQYSFPELAALGFYYDPTLSASNLGL encoded by the exons ATGGAAAACTCAAACATTGATTCAGAAGTTTGGTTTCAGAACCAGAACCAAAACCATTGCCTTAAGTTTCATTCTTCTTGCTTTCCTCCAACCTCTCAATCTGCTCTTTATG GATCTAGCTCAATGAGCAATACGGAGATCAACACTGTGGACGAAGACGACGTCTGTGAGAGCTACAAGATGCGTGAGACAACCAAGAAACGGAAGCTGACACCAATCCAATTGTGTTTACTAGAGGAGAGTTTCGAAGAAGATAAACGACTCGAACCAGACAGAAAACTCTGGCTGGCCGAGAAGCTGGGTTTGCAGCCGACCCAAGTCGCTGTATGGTTCCAAAACAGAAGGGCTAGGTTCAAGACTAGACAGCTAGAGCTCGACTGTGACTCTCTTAAGGCTAGCTATGCTAAGCTCAAAACTGATAGGGACATTCTCGTTCGACAAAACCAAGCCCTCGAGAACAAG GTTGCACTTCTCAAAGAGGAGCTGAAAATACAAGAGAAACTCGAAACTCAGTCTATGGAAGCCGAGAAGCTTGGGGAAGAAGGTAGCTCGATGAAAAGCGATAATACGCAGTACACTGAAGAAGAAGAAGAAGAAGAAGAAGAAGGCTTGGGAAGTAATCAATACAGCTTCCCGGAGCTTGCAGCTCTCGGATTCTACTATGACCCAACGTTGAGTGCTTCAAATCTAGGGTTGTGA
- the LOC106294400 gene encoding uncharacterized protein LOC106294400: MELFTKGDAVKLRSHLDKFLVADDDQETIRQSRKGDARRAVWTVETVEAKPNLIRLKSCHGTYLTASNKPLLLGMTGEKVTQTHSSNKPMDWQTQWEPVRDGFSVKLKSWCGKWMRANGGTPPWRNSVTHDEPHTSKTKNWLVWDVITVDGSDLENMSGGDESSVSSPVSSHISGSDLGSEPASPVSARSMKSIDRFASLGLSSMSPRWSSKPKTSSFNQKEKTSSLNQNETVSAMEFFQKAKAIRMRNSHNKYLSADDDEETVTQDRNGSTKNARWTVEPVRDSYHVIRLKSCYGKYLTASNERFLLGATGKKVIQLKPSRLDSSVEWEPVREGSKIKLRTRYGNYLRGNGGLPPWRNSVTHDIPHLSATQDSISWEVDVVEILVNPQVTAETEFTPSPKTQPPPVKTQPPPHRRPSRTPSSLSERSEQDSVVSPPKSDGRTIYYHIADDEGHVEDESSVGYAFTFKGNSVAELTQTLREETCMEDAVVCTRSPLNGKLFPLRLQLPPNNGTLHVILVPSSASL, from the exons ATGGAGCTATTCACCAAAGGAGACGCCGTTAAGTTAAGGAGCCACCTGGATAAGTTTTTAGTCGCCGACGACGATCAAGAAACCATCCGTCAAAGTCGTAAAGGAGATGCACGACGAGCCGTATGGACGGTAGAGACCGTCGAGGCTAAACCGAATCTGATAAGATTAAAAAGCTGTCACGGCACGTACTTAACGGCGAGCAATAAACCGTTGCTGTTAGGTATGACCGGTGAGAAAGTGACTCAAACGCACTCGTCTAACAAGCCTATGGATTGGCAAACGCAGTGGGAACCGGTGCGAGATGGTTTCTCGGTGAAGCTGAAGTCTTGGTGCGGTAAATGGATGAGGGCTAACGGAGGAACACCGCCGTGGAGAAACTCCGTTACTCACGACGAGCCTCATACATCGAAGACCAAGAACTGGTTGGTTTGGGATGTTATTACAGTTGATGGTTCTGATCTTGAAAACATGTCTGGTGGAGATGAGAGCTCTGTTTCTTCCCCGGTTTCTTCACATATCTCCGGGTCGGATCTCGGGTCAGAGCCTGCGTCGCCCGTTTCCGCTAGGTCAATGAAGAGTATTGATCGGTTCGCTTCTCTTGGTTTGAGTTCAATGTCTCCGAGATGGTCCTCAAAACCG AAAACGAGTAGCTTCAACCAAAAGGAGAAGACGAGTAGCTTAAACCAAAACGAAACAGTCTCAGCAATGGAGTTTTTCCAGAAAGCTAAAGCCATTCGGATGCGTAACAGCCACAACAAGTATCTATCCGCAGACGACGACGAGGAAACAGTGACACAAGACCGAAACGGATCAACCAAAAACGCTCGATGGACCGTCGAACCGGTTCGCGATTCGTACCACGTAATCCGTCTCAAAAGCTGTTACGGTAAATACCTAACCGCTTCGAACGAGCGGTTCTTGCTTGGAGCTACGGGGAAGAAAGTGATTCAGCTAAAACCGAGTCGTCTCGACTCGTCTGTTGAGTGGGAACCGGTTAGAGAAGGATCCAAGATTAAGCTCAGGACGAGATACGGTAACTATCTACGAGGTAACGGTGGTCTTCCGCCGTGGAGAAACTCGGTGACGCACGACATTCCTCATTTGTCGGCTACTCAGGATTCCATCTCGTGGGAGGTTGATGTTGTTGAGATCTTGGTTAATCCTCAAGTCACGGCGGAGACTGAGTTCACTCCGTCACCGAAGACGCAGCCTCCGCCGGTGAAGACGCAGCCACCACCGCATAGGAGGCCATCGAGGACTCCGTCTTCTCTTTCAGAGAGATCCGAACAAGAT TCGGTTGTGTCTCCACCGAAATCGGATGGGAGAACGATATACTACCACATCGCTGACGATGAAGGACACGTGGAGGATGAATCGAGCGTTGGATATGCTTTCACGTTTAAAGGGAACAGCGTGGCGGAGCTGACTCAGACGTTGCGAGAAGAAACGTGCATGGAGGACGCTGTGGTGTGCACTCGCAGTCCATTAAACGGCAAGCTGTTTCCCCTTCGTTTGCAACTTCCTCCTAACAATGGAACACTGCATGTCATTTTGGTACCCTCCAGTGCTAGCCTCTAG
- the LOC106293216 gene encoding uncharacterized protein LOC106293216 translates to MGSLDLPQASSFKGGSENFLRDVLESILKTYLRKNLMANTVWELVQSVDNEKVSYDHFFFRTIKVDGYGIDSLSSFFTDYGYQVGGRLDFPKKHLHVLWLSPLDINVPGEGHGLGNGPLPRIVIAELLVDELSQESQIKYYYYLKPEGGKQAILSSTLGSLIWEKPTSTDFNQLAKESEYGAWALFHGYTLNHLAFAVHRLKHRFSDDKCVEEYFKEKGFKLNEDGGDVLKVSEDGLLLQVSLMSEKHEVEFADGVTETITASYIEFVQRLVLPEFKDVPHDEIKEFHRREGLEQASAYHIMESTRFRAQD, encoded by the exons ATGGGTTCTCTTGACTTGCCTCAAGCTTCATCATTCAAG GGAGGAAGTGAAAATTTTCTCCGGGATGTGCTTGAGAGTATACTGAAAACGTATTTGAGGAAGAATCTGATGGCAAATACGGTATGGGAACTAGTTCAGTCAGTGGACAACGAAAAGGTCTCCTACGACCACTTTTTCTTCAGGACAATCAAG GTCGATGGTTATGGAATAGATTCTCTGTCGAGCTTTTTCACGGATTATGGATATCAAGTTGGAGGCAGACTTGATTTTCCAAAGAAGCATCTACACGTTCTCTGGCTTTCTCCTCTTGATATAAACGTCCCTGGTGAAGGACACGGTCTAGGCAACGGCCCCTTGCCACGAATTGTTATAGCTGAGCTTCTTGTGGACGAACTAAGCCAAGAATCACAG ATTAAATATTATTACTATTTGAAACCAGAAGGTGGTAAGCAAGCCATTCTTTCAAGTACTTTGGGATCTCTAATTTGGGAGAAGCCAACATCCACCGACTTTAATCAACTTGCCAA AGAGAGTGAATATGGAGCATGGGCGCTTTTCCACGGCTACACACTGAACCATCTTGCATTTGCGGTCCATCGACTTAAACATCGTTTTAGTGACGATAAATGTGTCGAAGAGTATTTCAAAGAAAAGGGATTCAAACTCAACGAAGACGGAGGAGATGTGCTCAAAG TGAGTGAAGATGGTCTACTGCTACAAGTGTCGTTAATGTCGGAGAAACATGAGGTTGAGTTTGCAGATGGGGTAACTGAAACCATCACGGCTTCATACATTGAGTTCGTTCAACGTCTAGTTCTTCCAGAGTTTAAAGATGTGCCCCATGATGAG ATCAAAGAATTTCATAGACGTGAGGGCCTCGAGCAAGCTAGCGCCTACCACATAATGGAAAGCACCCGTTTCAGAGCACAAGATTAA